One segment of Halococcus salsus DNA contains the following:
- a CDS encoding glycosyltransferase produces the protein MSSSSRHTADSPRLSVIVPVYNDPDGIRTTLESLVAQTYPTARYEVVVVDNGSDDDTRAVVREYCERYPELVTLLVEDEIQSSYAARNRGIEHVRGSLVSFIDADMTVEPTWAESIVASAEANDWDYMGCDIETYVVGEGSLTATYDRALGFTVRRYLEEAHFTVTACLTVRRSVFDHVGGFDSRLISGGDGEFGERVHDAGLTQYFEPDITVYHPARTTLGAWLRKQFRVGRGSIQRRRYHPERAGSSHPLDPRKFLPLRPRTFYGRLTDATTPTARETVGLYGIGYLSKLARAAGGLYEQYLRGLAR, from the coding sequence ATGTCTTCCTCGTCCCGACACACGGCGGATTCGCCACGGCTCTCCGTCATCGTGCCGGTCTACAACGACCCGGATGGGATCCGGACGACGCTCGAATCACTGGTCGCACAGACCTACCCGACCGCCCGCTACGAGGTCGTCGTCGTGGACAACGGCTCCGACGACGACACGCGGGCGGTCGTGCGGGAGTACTGTGAGCGGTACCCGGAGCTCGTCACCCTGTTGGTCGAGGACGAGATCCAGAGTTCCTACGCCGCTCGAAACAGAGGCATCGAGCACGTCCGTGGCTCCCTCGTCTCGTTCATCGATGCGGATATGACCGTCGAGCCGACCTGGGCCGAGTCGATCGTCGCCTCGGCCGAGGCCAACGACTGGGACTACATGGGCTGTGACATCGAGACGTACGTCGTAGGCGAGGGGTCATTGACGGCGACCTACGACCGCGCCCTGGGGTTCACGGTCCGACGGTACCTCGAAGAGGCGCACTTCACCGTCACCGCCTGCTTGACCGTCAGGCGGTCCGTCTTCGACCACGTCGGGGGATTCGACTCGCGCCTGATCTCCGGCGGCGATGGGGAGTTCGGCGAGCGTGTCCACGACGCGGGGCTCACGCAGTACTTCGAGCCGGATATCACCGTCTACCATCCGGCACGGACGACGCTCGGGGCGTGGCTTCGAAAGCAGTTCCGGGTCGGCCGCGGGTCGATCCAGCGACGGCGCTACCATCCCGAACGGGCCGGGAGTTCACACCCACTCGACCCACGGAAGTTCCTCCCGCTCCGTCCACGGACGTTCTACGGCCGACTGACCGACGCGACGACGCCGACCGCTCGTGAGACGGTCGGGCTCTACGGGATCGGTTACCTCAGCAAACTCGCCCGTGCCGCCGGTGGGCTCTACGAGCAGTATCTCCGTGGGTTAGCTAGATAG
- a CDS encoding glycosyltransferase family 4 protein, which yields MNILYYLKNYPKLSQSFVLNEIVELDRRGHNVAVFARQNPGEEIQHQEYSQLEIPVRYAAQPTPRDLPDLLDPVILNARVLRQVLYRTTPKNHARYLHLTRQCIEYIRNLDWEPDIIHCHFAHPNKFPATYTAKYFEIPCTVAAHAYEIFRNPDIRLLNALLNRMDRVIAPSQYNREYLRKQLQVKLPIEVVPATTRVSKYDPTHQEIPGRILTIARLVEKKGIEYAIEALGQLSETYPDVEYHIVGTGEQKEALRNQVRDLGVEDRVVFLGHVDDSRLHQELDEASVFVLPCVIASDGDRDAMPVVLKEAMAMETPCVSTTVSAIPELIEHEKNGLLVEPRDSVALADGVSKLLSDDDMRETMGHRARETVQQNFSLEAAGDSIVTAFENTIESYQK from the coding sequence ATGAACATTCTGTATTATCTAAAAAACTATCCCAAGCTCTCACAGAGTTTTGTGTTGAATGAAATCGTTGAACTCGACCGTCGCGGCCATAATGTCGCAGTATTTGCTCGTCAGAACCCAGGTGAGGAGATTCAGCATCAAGAGTATAGCCAACTTGAGATCCCTGTACGATATGCGGCACAGCCAACTCCAAGGGATCTCCCGGACTTGTTGGACCCTGTGATACTGAACGCTCGTGTACTCCGTCAGGTACTCTATCGTACGACTCCCAAAAATCACGCGAGATATCTCCATTTGACCCGACAGTGCATCGAATACATCAGGAACTTAGATTGGGAGCCGGACATAATCCACTGCCACTTTGCACACCCAAACAAATTTCCTGCAACCTATACAGCAAAGTACTTCGAAATTCCGTGTACGGTAGCAGCCCACGCTTACGAGATATTTAGGAACCCGGACATCCGTTTACTCAACGCCCTTCTCAACCGGATGGATCGAGTTATTGCCCCCTCCCAGTACAACCGCGAGTACCTTCGTAAGCAACTTCAGGTGAAACTACCTATTGAGGTAGTTCCAGCAACCACCCGTGTATCGAAGTACGACCCAACGCACCAAGAGATACCCGGTCGAATCCTGACTATCGCTCGATTGGTGGAAAAAAAGGGGATCGAATATGCTATCGAGGCATTGGGACAGCTTTCGGAAACATATCCAGATGTCGAATATCACATCGTTGGTACAGGTGAGCAAAAAGAAGCACTCCGAAATCAAGTACGCGATCTAGGGGTTGAGGACCGAGTTGTCTTTCTTGGACATGTAGACGATAGCCGTCTGCATCAAGAACTCGATGAGGCTTCAGTATTTGTTCTTCCTTGCGTCATCGCCTCAGATGGGGACAGGGACGCGATGCCGGTTGTTCTTAAAGAGGCAATGGCAATGGAAACGCCCTGTGTGTCAACCACTGTATCTGCCATCCCAGAGCTGATCGAACACGAAAAGAACGGACTGCTTGTTGAACCCCGTGATTCCGTTGCTTTGGCCGATGGGGTTTCGAAGCTATTATCCGATGATGATATGCGAGAGACCATGGGACATCGTGCTCGGGAAACGGTCCAGCAGAATTTCAGTCTCGAGGCTGCTGGTGACAGCATAGTAACAGCGTTCGAGAACACGATCGAGTCCTACCAGAAATAA